In Bos indicus isolate NIAB-ARS_2022 breed Sahiwal x Tharparkar chromosome 19, NIAB-ARS_B.indTharparkar_mat_pri_1.0, whole genome shotgun sequence, the following proteins share a genomic window:
- the LOC139177713 gene encoding large ribosomal subunit protein eL39-like, whose product FKSKETLSSPPSYVRLSSLLTVSSHKTLRIKRFLAKKQKQNRPIPQWIRMKTGNKIRYNSQRRHWRRTKLGL is encoded by the coding sequence TTTAAAAGCAAGGAAACACTCTCTTCTCCGCCATCCTATGTGCGGTTGAGTTCTCTCCTCACCGTGTCTTCTCACAAGACTTTGAGGATCAAGCGATTCCTggccaagaaacaaaagcagaatcgTCCCATTCCTCAatggattcgaatgaaaactggcAATAAAATCAGGTACAACTCCCAGAGAAGACACTGGAGAAGAACCAAGCTGGGTCTGTAA